From Dasypus novemcinctus isolate mDasNov1 chromosome 11, mDasNov1.1.hap2, whole genome shotgun sequence, one genomic window encodes:
- the SLC2A12 gene encoding solute carrier family 2, facilitated glucose transporter member 12 isoform X2, whose amino-acid sequence MGPVENTEGPALLKPRGRAAEAEGSSRAAGGRQPPPAARGCSMFTFLSSVTAAVSGLLVGYELGLISGALLQIRTLFALTCHEQEMVVSSLVIGALLASLTGGVFIDRYGRRAAIILSSCLLGLGSFILILTVSYAVLIVGRVAIGVSISLSSIATCVYIAEIAPQHRRGLLVSLNELMIVTGILLAYVSNYAFANVAHGWKYMFGLVIPLGVLQAIAMYFLPPSPRFLVMKGHEEAASKVLGRLRAITDTTEELTVIKSSLKDEYQYSFWDLFRSKDNMRTRIMIGLTLVFFVQITGQPNILFYASTVLKSVGFQSNEAASLASTGVGVVKVISTIPATLLVDHVGSKTFLCVGSSVMAASLVSMGIVNLNIHMNFTNICRSHSPTNHSLDESALYGPGNLSAGNSSLREPFEGVSSHKRSSLMPMRNDMNKRGEMTLASLPNAGLSQTEHKIITDPGEVPAFLKWLSLVSLLVYVAAFSIGLGPNAGKDVRLLGQRQRTVHYLFHQQ is encoded by the exons ATGGGACCTGTTGAGAACACAGAGGGCCCCGCTCTCCTGAAGCCGCGGGGCAGAGCCGCGGAGGCCGAGGGCAGCAGCAGAGCGGCCGGCGGCCGGCAGCCTCCCCCGGCGGCCAGAG GTTGCAGCATGTTTACTTTCCTGTCCTCTGTCACCGCTGCGGTCAGCGGCCTCCTGGTGGGCTACGAGCTCGGGCTCATCTCTGGGGCGCTCCTCCAGATAAGAACCTTATTCGCCCTGACCTGCCACGAGCAGGAAATGGTGGTGAGCTCCCTCGTCATCGGGGCGCTGCTGGCCTCTCTCACTGGGGGCGTCTTCATCGACAGGTATGGAAGAAGGGCTGCGATTATCCTGTCCTCGTGCCTTCTCGGGCTGGGAAGCTTCATCTTGATCCTCACTGTCTCTTACGCTGTTCTTATCGTGGGCCGCGTTGCCATCGGCgtttccatttccctctcttcCATTGCCACTTGCGTTTACATCGCCGAGATTGCCCCCCAACACCGAAGAGGCCTTCTTGTGTCGCTCAACGAACTCATGATTGTCACTGGCATTCTTTTGGCCTACGTTTCAAACTATGCATTTGCCAACGTCGCCCATGGCTGGAAGTATATGTTCGGCCTTGTTATTCCCTTGGGAGTCTTGCAAGCGATTGCAATGTACTTTCTTCCTCCAAGCCCTCGGTTTCTGGTGATGAAAGGACACGAGGAAGCCGCTAGCAAGGTTCTTGGACGGTTGAGAGCAATCACAGACACAACCGAGGAGCTCACGGTGATAAAGTCTTCCCTGAAGGATGAATATCAGTATAGCTTTTGGGATCTGTTTCGTTCGAAGGACAACATGAGGACCCGAATCATGATAGGACTAACTTTGGTATTTTTTGTGCAGATCACCGGCCAGCCAAACATCTTGTTCTATGCATCCACCGTCTTGAAGTCCGTTGGCTTTCAAAGCAATGAGGCCGCCAGCCTCGCCTCCACTGGGGTTGGGGTTGTCAAGGTCATCAGCACTATCCCAGCCACTCTTCTTGTAGACCATGTTGGCAGCAAAACCTTCCTCTGTGTTGGCTCCTCTGTGATGGCAGCTTCGTTGGTTAGCATGGGCATCGTCAATCTCAATATCCACATGAACTTCACCAATATCTGCAGAAGCCATAGTCCTACCAACCACTCCTTGGATGAGTCTGCACTTTATGGACCAGGAAACCTCTCAGCTGGCAACAGCAGCCTCAGAGAGCCCTTTGAAGGGGTCTCTTCTCACAAAAGGAGCTCCTTAATGCCCATGAGAAATGACATGAATAAGAGAGGGGAGATGACCTTGGCCTCCTTACCAAATGCTGGTCTAAGCCAAACTGAACACAAGATAATCACAGACCCTGGGGAGGTCCCAGCGTTTTTGAAGTGGCTATCCTTAGTCAGCTTGCTTGTTTATGTTGCTGCTTTTTCAATTGGTCTAGGACCAA